The genomic window CCGCCTTGCCGATCGCCGTCGTCGCCACCGGGATGCCGCCCGGCATCTGGACGATGGACAGCAGGGAATCCAGACCCTGCAGCGCCTTCGATTCGATCGGTACGCCGATGACCGGGATGTTCGTCATCGAAGCCACCATGCCCGGGAGATGTGCCGCCCCGCCAGCCCCCGCAATGATTACCTTGATGCCGCGCGATTTCGCTGTTTTTGCATAATCCATCATCATTTCCGGTGTACGATGGGCACTTACCACTTTCTTTTCGTACGGTATTGAAAAAGTATCCAGCATGTCACCAGCATGCTTCATCGTCGGCCAGTCCGAAGAACTGCCCATAATTATTCCAACTGTCATGAATAAATACCCTCTCTATATCCAAATGTTTTTTCCTCAAGTTCAGCTTAACAATATGGGTGTCGATAATCAACTTAAAAACGAACATTTTAATATATTTATTTAAAATAGTTTGTATTTTAAGCTATCAATTCTTGTATGTACAAATTATTATACGGTATCTCGACTTATTGGGAGACCTTGATGAAAATGTGATAAAATAAGCAATTCCCTTAAAATGATATGGAAATTTTCAATAAACTCATGGATAATGGAGGAGGAAAATCTTTTAGGAGGCGTTTTTAGATGACAGCAGAACTTTTGAACGGCAGGGAAATCGCGAAGGAATATCGTGCTGGCCTCGCCGAAGAAGTTGAGAGATTAAAAAGTAAAGGCATCACCCCGAACCTGACGGTTGTGATCGTCGGCAATGATGGTGCCTCTTTGAGCTATGTCCGCTCAAAAAATAAAGCAGCCGAGAAAATCGGCATGACATCCGACATCGTCCACCTTGATGAGGATACATCTGAAGAAGAGGTCCTCAACACCATCGACCGCCTGAACAATGATGATGCTGTAAACGGTATCCTCGTACAGGTTCCGCTGCCGAAGCAGGTCAGTGAAGAGAAGGTCTTGGAAGCGATCGCACCGCACAAGGACGTCGACGGCTTCCACCCGGTGAACATCGGCAGACTCTATACCGGCCAGCGTACTTTCGTGCCATGCACACCGCTCGGCATCATGGAGTTGCTCAAGCACACCGGCTCCCTCGAAGGGAAGGACGTGGCAGTGATCGGCCGCTCCCACATCGTCGGCCAGCCTGTGGCCAAGCTCCTCACCAATGAGAATGCCACTGTCACACTCATGCATTCCCGCACAAAGGACATGACGGCAAGACTCAAGGACTATGACGTCATCGTAAGCGCCGTCGGTGCACCAGGCCTCGTGACTGGCGAACACCTCAAAGAAGGCGCCATCGTCATCGATGTCGGTAATACAGTCGTTGATGAGAAGCTCGTTGGAGACGTCGATTTCGACTCCGCCAAGGAAGTCGCCAGCTACATCACGCCAGTACCAGGCGGCGTCGGCCCCCTGACCATCACAATGGTACTCAACAACACACTGCTCGCTGCAAAATGGAACAACAACATCGAGTAGCTTCATTTTATGTATGAATAAAGCCCGGGCGGCATGAGCTGTCCGGGCTTATGTGTGTGGAATCATATGACAATTAGACCTCCAACTGTCGTTGGCGGAAATCACGAGTGACAATTAGACCTCCAACTGTCATTGGCAGAAATCACGAGTGACAATTAGATCCCTTTATTCCTGATTCCAGTCCTTATACCTGAAGTTCATCCCGGCAAACAGGTACTCCATCACTTCACCCGGATTTACATATGCAGCATGCCTGCCACGCGCCGCCACCCTGAAATATTTGATCAGGATCGAACGGATATACCGCTCGCCCACCGTCCCACCCAGGAAATGATGGATGTCCGCCACACGCAGCTTACAGTCATTACGGATGACGCCATATTCGCAGATCGACCGCAGCACCGCCTTCTCCTTCGCCTCCCGATATCCGCAGCTAAGACACATGAAATGATAACGCATCACCTCGTGCTCAAACTCCCCACAACGATGGCAGCGCACCCCCTTATCCATCTTCAAATAAAGGGACGCGTCACATCGAGGTGGGGGATACGTACAATCGATGAAGAATGCTTCGATCTCCCTGCACAACACATCAACCGGCATGCGCAGCCGCGGATGCCCGCCATCCATCTCCAATATATGCTTCTTCAGCACATGGCGCATCACCACCCTGTCCTGGACCGCACCTTCTGCCTCAAACGAAAGATGTTCGTTGATGAACACGATCCTCCCTTCAGCCGGCACTGACGGATCGATTGCACCGAGCATAAACGTCACCTTTTCCATCGACCGCTTCAGCTGGACGAATATGTCCTTGATGAGCGGCCGCCCGTTCACCGACCAATTTCCACCACTATACGCATACTCCCCAGAATAATTCTTCACATCAAAAATGAAGATCCCCGCCGCACTCACGATCATCGTATCAACCTGTGTCGGTCCGCCGGCATCAATCCACACATCACGATATACCCGCCACCTTTCACTACCGTAGTCCTCAATCCAACCGTCGAACTCACACTCCCCCGCATGACCAATATCAAGGGCACCAAGGCGGCGCCTGCCCGATTCATCCAGCCCATTCCTTTCCGCCATGACCCTCATCCACTGATGTTCCTTCGTCTTCCTTCTCTTCTCCATAATAAAAACCCCCTTATCCTATATATGGAGGAAAGGAGGCATTCTCATTTTTTTCAGCTGCAAATAATTTATTTAATCCAGGTTAATAAATTGACTCTCACATACACCGCAGCCTTCCCTAGTTCCTGATGATGATGTAGGCCAGATAGGCGAGGTAGGCGGCGAGCATAACCGCCCCCTCCTTCCGCCCGATCCTGAAGTGGGTGCGCGAGAAGATCAGGAGCAGCACCGTCAACACCACCATCACCCAGCCGTCGAAGAAAAGCTTCGATTCTATGGCCAGAGGGGCGATGGTTGAGGAGGCGCCGGCGACGAAGAGGATGTTGAAGATGTTGCTGCCCACGATGTTCCCGAAAGCGATATCCCCCTGGTTCTTCATGGCTGCCGTAATGGAAGTGATGATTTCAGGGAGGGAGGTCCCCACCGCAATGATCGTCAGTCCGACAAGCGTTTCGCTCATGCCGAGGGCGAGGGCGATCTCTATTGCACCATCGACCACCATGCTGCCGCCGAATACGATGGCTATGAGGCCGCCTATAGTCAGCAGGATATTCTTCAGCCATGACTCACCGGCATCGGCCTCCACTTCAACTTGCGTTTGCGTACGGTTTTTCATTGCGATTTCAAATACATAGTAAAGGAAGACGGAGAAGATCAGCAGGATGACGAGTCCGTCACCTAGGCCCAGTACATTTTCCTCAGCATCCTGAAGGGCAACATCCGCCATCAGTATCATCAGTACGACGCCTGCCAACAGGGCGAACGGAATCTCCTTGCGCACCGTCTCACTCTTTACGGCAATCGGGGCGACGAGTGCCGTGATGCCGAGCACAAGCGTAATGTTCACGATATTACTGCCGATGACGTTTCCGAGTACGACACCCGCACTGCCTTCAAGTGCACCTGCGATGGAGACGGTCGCTTCCGGGGCGCTCGTTCCGAATGCCACGATGGTCAATCCGATGAGGAGCGGGGAGACATTCAGCTTGAAAGCGATGTTCGAAGCCCCCTCGACGAAGTAGTCTGCTCCTTTGATCAGCAGTATGAAACCCACGATGAGTAGAATATAGACCAATGCCTTCAACCCTCTTTCCTATGATATGAACTGCCTCCCCTCATTATTCCCTATTCATCATGAAATAAAAAGCTCCTTCCCGTTTGCAGGAAGGAGCAGATCGGTCATTCTTCAACCATCCCTAGTTCCTTATGATGATGTAGACCAGATATGCGAGGTAGGCAAGGAGCAGGACTGCACCTTCCCTCCGGCCGATCTTGAAGTGTGTCCGGGAAAAGATCAGCAGCAGGACGGTCAGTCCCACCATCACCCAGCCGTCGAAGAACAGCTTCGATTCTGCAGCAATCGGTGCCACAGTGGACGCTGTACCCGTAACGAAGAAGATGTTGAAGATATTGCTGCCGACGACGTTGCCGATGGCCATGTCGCCCTTGCCCTTGAGGGCTGCCGTGACCGATGTCATGATTTCAGGAAGTGAAGTACCGATCGCAACGATCGTCAGACCAACGAGGGCTTCGCTCATGCCGAGTGACAGGGCGATCTCGGTCGCACTGCTGACGACCATTTCACCACCGATGATGATCGCGATGAGACCGCCGATGGTGAAGAGTATATTCTTCAGCCAGGATTCGCCTGTGTCCGCATCCACCTTCTCCACTGTACTGGAACGGTTCTTCCGTGCCATTTCGAATACGTAATACAGGAATACCGAGAAGAACAGCAGGATGATGATCCCATCACCACGGTTGATGATGTTCGCACCGGCCCCCTGAAGTGCCACGTCGGCCATAAGTATCATCAGGACGATGGCCGCAAGCATCGCAAATGGAATCTCCTTGCGGACGGTTTCACTCTGGACGGTCAGCGGCGCAATCAGGGCCGTCAGACCGACGACTACCGTGATGTTCACGATGTTGCTGCCGATGACGTTACCGAGTACGACACCCGGACTGCCTTCAAGGGCCGCAAGGATCGCCACTGTCGCTTCAGGGGAACTCGTACCAAGTGCGACGATGGTCAGCCCGACCAGGAGCGGTGATACGTTGAGCTTCACTGCGATGTTCGAGGCTCCCTCGACGAAATAGTCCGCCCCTTTGATCAGCAGTACAAAGCCGATTATCAGAAGTATATATTCCAAAGACGCCATCTCGCTTTCTTTCTATATTTTAGTTACTACATTCCCTCCAAATCAAAAGGAAGCACAAAAAACTTTTCTTTTTAAGAGGAGGGTCCTCCTCCGCCCATCATTCCTTTTCCACAAGGAATGTGATGATGAGGAAGAGCAGAAAGGCGATGAGCAGGATGCTGCCGCCGACGATGAAATAGATCATATTGAATGTTTCGTTGAAGTTGAACGGGTTGAGCATATAGAAGTACATGCCGCTTGTAAGTGTCACTGCACCGACCATTCCCGCGATGCCGTGGATATGTACGAGCAGCTTATTTTTAATGGTGTAGACGCTGTAGAATATTCCCCATGCAAACATGGACAGCCATCCGACAAGCAGCACGTGCGTATGGATTGGACGGATGCTGTAGTCCATCTCCCCGGCCATCTGCGACCCGATGAATACACCGAGCAGACCGAATACCGATGCCACCCGTATAAAGTTTATACCCCATTTTCTTTCCATTATGAAGCCTCCTGATTTTTAAAAGTGGTCTGGAAGATTTTCCTTCTTCCATCCATCATTATAATATAAACCATTTATGGACAAAAAAATACACCCATCCGAATCTGGAACGGATGGGTATATTCTATATATGAAAAATCGTTGGACACATATTAAACTTTCTGCATGCTCATCTTCGGACCGAACGGCTCGAAGTGGATGCGGGAATCATCGATGCCCATGCCATTGAGCTCGGCAATCATCGGGGTCATGAAGCGCATGGAGCCGCAGAGGTAGATTTCACGGTCGTCACTGCCTGCAAAATCACTGCTGTTCAGGTAACCCTCTGTATCACTGTACTTCACTTGGATATCTGCACCTGCCGCCTGCAATTTCTCGAACTGATCCTTGAACGGCAGATGGTCCTCGTTGAATGTGCTGTATACGAATTTGACATCTTTGCCTTTGGAGACCGCCTCTTCAGCCATGGCCATGACCGGTGTCGCACCGACCCCTCCGGCGATGAAGAGCAGTTTATCGTGGTCTTCCTCGACTTTGAAGTCGCCTGCCGGTGCAGAAAGGAAGAGTGCGTCGCCTTCTTCGATGCCGTCGTGGAGATAATTGGATACTACACCCTTATTATCATCGACGACTTCACGTTTGACTGCGAATGTGATGCCGTCCTCTGCATCATTTGAACAGATGGAATAGTGGCGCAGTGCCTCATAAGGATAACCGGAAGGATTCACCTTCACCGTAATGTACTGTCCCGCTGTGAATATCTTATCCACATCGTCGGCATCCACTGTGAATCTGACGATATCAGGCGTCATGACTTCCTTCTTCCTGACGATGAATGGTTTGAAGCCATCCCAAGCAGCAGCCTGGTACATGTCATGCTCAACATCGATGAATACCTGGGCGATCTGATTGTAGTAGTCTCCCCATGCATCGATGATTTCAGGTGTCGCCTGGTCGCCAAGCACTTCCTGGATGCCTTCAAGCAGATGTTTCCCGACAATCGGATAGTGTTCCGGTCTGATATCAAGTGCACGGTGCTTGTGCGCAATGCCTACGACGTGAGGAACGATCGCATCAAGATTGTCGATGTGCTTGGCTGCAGCCAATACCGTCATCGCAAGTGCCTTCGGCTGGTCGCCGATCTTCTGGTTTGTCTGGTTAAAGATGTTGAGCAGTTCAGGATGGGCCTTGAACATATTCTGATAGAATGTGGAAGTGATTTCGGTGCCGTGTGCTTCCAATACTGGAATCGTCGCTTTGATGACCTCTTTTTTCTCTTCAGTAATCATATTAATAAAACCCCTTCGGTCATAAGATATATTTTAAATACACCTTTATAATAGGTTAATATGAAATGGTTTTCAAGCGGTTGTGCTCTATTTCACAATTTGTTCACAGAATAGATGCGATTCAGTTCACTTTATTTATATAGGGAATGAATGCGTGTATAATTATATGAAGGAGATGATTACAGTGAAACTGACATTGTATACGGACTACTCTTTGCGTGTACTGATGTACCTCGGCATGCGTGATGAGGAGAAGATCCAGATAGATGAGATTGCAGGCTACTATAATATTTCGAGGAACCATCTGACGAAAGTGGTGCACCACCTGGCAAAGCTGGGCTACATCAAAACTGTGCGTGGCCGTGGCGGAGGGATTATGCTAAACTATAGACCAGAAGCGGTCAATATAGGGGAAGTCGTCCGTCAGACGGAGGATAATTTCCATATGGCCGAATGCTTCTCGGAAGGCAACGAATGCGTCCTGACACCCGTGTGCGGGCTGCGCTTCGTGCTGAATGATGCCCTCAAGGCATATCTTGAAGTACTCGATAAATATACATTGCAGGATATTATTCCAAAAGCAATCCCGAGGTGACTACAATGAACTCAAGTACAATAATAAAATTCATGGCCGGCCTGCTTCCGGTAGCCCCCATCACAGGGGAACTGCTGGATGAAGAACTTCAGCAGGCTGAAGTTTCCGAAACTGAGGCCGAATCGGAAGACCAGGCCGATTCCAAGTACGCAGACTATGAGGGGCCGACGATGGAAGAGGAGATTGCAGCCCACAGCGGCAATGTGCCAGCCATCAAAGGTACCGGAGGGTATAACGTTCAAGTCGGGGACGATTTCGACCCGCTTGCCGGTGTCTATGCGGTCGACAATACGGATGGGAACATCACCGGCAACATCGAGGTGACCTCCAACAATGTCAACACCAATCAGCCGGGCACCTACAACGTCTCATACCGTGTTGAAAACAGCCGAGGGGCCTATTACGAGTACACGCGCGTGATTGAAGTATCGAATGCTGCCAGTGATCCGGTGCCGATGATTCCACCGACCGAAGCACAACTCTCAGGTGACACCGAGGAATCCGGATCCTCTGAGGATGACGCCTCCAGCAGTTCCGCCATCACATTCCTCGGCCTCGAAGATGTGACGATTTCCCAAGGGTCCGAATTCAATCCCAAGGAAGATGTCGCAATCATCGATGTGGACGGCAGTGACATCACCCACCGCACCCATATCTCAGGCGAAGTCGACACCGATACACCGGGTGAATATACGATCGCCTATGCGGTGTTCGATCATTTCGGTGACCCTCACGCTAAGGCACGGACGATTACAGTCGAATAGATGGAATTGCAACGCTCCTGAGCTCAGGAGCGTTTTTTGGTGCCATGATCCTCCAGCATTGTCCGAAAATTAAAAAATCCAACCCCGAAAAGGGTTGGATGAATACACTGCTTCATGATTTCAATTCTCTTTCTGTTGACATTCAGTCCGATCAGCCGAGCTGGGCTGAAATTTCACGGTTGAAGTCTTCTAGGTCATCCGGCTTACGGCTCGTGACCATGTTATGGCAGACTACAACGGATTTGTCATGCACCTTGGCCCCTGCGTTCTCAAGATCCTTCCTTACGGAAATGAAGGAAGTGATGTTGCGGTCCTTCAGCATGTCAGTATCTATGAGCACTTGAGGACCGTGGCAGATGGCGAATGTCGGCTTGTCTTCCTGCAGGAAGTGTTTTGCAAATTTACCGAAACGACCCTGCTCGTCACTCCGTAGCAGGTCTGGGGAGAATCCACCGGGAATCAGGATTGCATCGTAATCTTCAGGCTTTACATCTGCAATGCCTTTATCCGCCTTGAACTTGCCGCCCTGCTTGCCTTCTATTTCTCCAGCTTCCGGTGCGATGACTTCCACCTCATGGCCGTCATTCTGAAGCGCCTCTACCGGGTTTGTATATTCTACATCTTCTACCATGTCAGTCATGATTACTGCGACTTTCTTAGCCAAATCAATCACTCCTTAATAGAATGTCATTACATTATATAGTGTTCCACATATAGTGTTCCACATTTCAAGAGTCTTTAAACATATATTCATGTCATCTACATACAAATCCATGATATTGACAAATAGAACAGATGTTCCTATACTGGTCTGGCAGGAGTGATCATATGCAGTATTCATACGATAAGGATCTGGAATATAAGATTCTATATAATGTAAAGAATCATCTTTTCGAGTATCCCAACACGAGCATGGCGGAATATGACATCCGGACCGTCGACTTCCATATGAAGCTGATGGAGCAGAAAGGCCTGCTCAGACTGACGCCGTTCGACTACGACTTCTACTACAGCAATATAGAGCTGACGGATGAAGGCGAAGCGATGCTCGGAGAGAAAGTCCGGTAGCCCCACCCCTCCCGATTACGGGAGGGGTTTTTCATATGGGAAGGTTGAACGCTTTGCGGACCGCCTTCTCCATTTCATCATCAAGCACGATGACCGGATCATCCGAATCGAACCCGCCGATCATCTTCCCATCCTCGACCGAATCCACGATGGCCAGCCATTCGACACGCAATATATACTCCTCTTTTCCGAAGTGCGGGTTGATCCTCTGTATCTCCTTGAAGGGATACGTCTCCTGCTCGATCAGCAGCCCGCCCTGATGCATCCTGAAATCCTGGAAGGGCACGGCGGAATCGACCACCCGCCCGACCCCGAGCCATCCTTGGCGTGTACTGTACAGTGCAAACAGGTCCCCTCCCCCAGGACCCATGACACTTCTTTTGAAGCGTGTCGTCGTCACACTTACAATCCCTAGCTTCCGGTACGTCTCGAAATCCCGGAATGTATTGTTGAACTTTCCATTTATTGCATACATGTAATCACCTCATCCCACTCTACCCAAAAGGGTAATGTTTCACTCCAATTCGTGGGGGGTACTGAATAAAAAAGGAAAGGAGCGGTTGTTTCATGGCCAAAAAGGATAAGACTGACAGGATGTTCGAAGAATCTTCCGAAGATAAGCTTGGACAACGCGATTCAGAAGACGACTCCATGGAGGATGTCCTTTCCGATATAAATAAAAAGCGCAAGGAATTCTATGTGGATGAAGAGACGGATAAGAGCGTCTTCCACGACAATCGTCACGATTCAGGTAATCGCTAGAGGTTTAATCCACAGATGAACGGGGAATGGACCTGTGTAAAGCAAAACAACAATAATCAAGAAGAGGTGTATTATTCATGGCAGACGATACTAGCAAAAAAGACAAACTGATGGGCAAGGCAAAAAAAGCCGCAGGTGACATGATGAACGATGACAAGACGAAGGAAGAAGGCAAGCGCCAAGAGACGGAAGGCAAAGTGAAAGATGCTGCGAACGACGTCAAGGAAAAAGCCACTGATGCCTTCAACGACAGAAAATAACATCCCCCAGCACCGTCAAATGCACGGTGCTTTTTCTATGGATTTGTAGAATCATGTTTAGCCTCCTGTATGTATAGGTAGATACATTATATAAAGATAATATCAAAGGAGATGTTAATGATGGCTGAAGAGAAAAAAGGATTGTTTGATAAGGCAAAAGATCTTGTAAACAAAGCGAAAAGTGAAGATACGCGTAAAGACGTATCCGAGAACTGGGACAATATAAAGGAACAAGGCGACCAGCATGCGGATAAAGTCGGTGCCGGCGACAAATGGGATAAAGTAAGTGAAACAGGCGACAAGGTCGTCGACAAATACGGCATTGATGGAGATCCAGGCGAAGGCGAAAAGGATAAGACGACTCGCGCCGGTGATAATGCCAATGATAAGGGCAATGATGGCAAATAACAGTACATCAATATAAAAAAGGTGGATTCCATATGGAATCCACCTTTTTTATGCTATTCATCGGCAACAACGAGTTCGTCATCCGCACTGCCAGTATCCGTCTCCAGGTTTTCCAACTGGTCGATGGAGCGGGTGGCACTCGAGAGGTACTTGCTGCTGTTCTTCAGATGAATGTCGAGCATCTCCTCGTTCATGCCGTGTTCTTCATTCTGGTTCATCAGTTTGAACTCGATCAGTGCAAGCGTACGGTTTGAAATCGCCAGATACAGATCCGCCTTCACCCGTTCAAACAGCTCTTCATGCTCTGGCACCAGAAATGCCGGCGCCTCCAGGCCATCCACCTGCATCTCGAGCCCTTCATAGGATTCGTGCATCGCTTCCAGATTCGCTGCCAGCGTCTTGTTATCGAGCTCATGCCACAGGAACTGATTGTACATCGGCGTGAAGGTCTCGGCCCATACAGTGGAGATTTCATCCTGTATCTCTTCCGCGTCCTGGGTCATGTCCTCTATATGCACCGTTTCCTTTTTGGAATAGTCGACATCAACTGCGAGCATGTCCTTGCGGCTTACGGCATCCGTAGCATGTTCCTCGTAATCATCCAGGTTCAGCTTGGTTGTCCGGTCTGTATATTTTATGGAGTCATCCAACTGGATGCTCTTATGTGTAATCATGTTCACCATCGGTCTGTCAGCCTTGAAATCCTCGAAGTCGACATTTTGCTCCGCATCAGCACCACATGCTGTCAGCAGCCCCACTGCGAATAATAGGAATATCGGTCTCAATTTGGTCGTCTCCTTCATCTTTCTGATGCTTTCCCCTATATACCGAACCTATTGTAACACAACTGTAATATTAGCAAAAGCCCGATAAAAGCACTCTGATTTTACAGGAATATGAAAGGCTCCCGGACGCTTGGTCCGGGAGTCTGGATGTACAGGTTAGTCACCGATATCATATAAAATTTGCCATCGGCCAGTACGGTCATCCCTGATTATTCATCCTTGTTCAGGATGAGGTAGTCGAGCTCCTCTTTCGTCAGGGCCCTAAGCTTCTTCAGCTGGAACAGGAAGAAGATGGCGCCGAGTGCGACCCAGGCACCGAGCGCGATATAGGATGGCGCGCTGAGTGATGCAGGTGACCCCGGATACAGCAGCAGTACAAGAAATATCAGAGAAATCAGCGCACCCAGTACACCAAAGATGATATAGAGGATGTTGTAGTTCTCCTTTTTGCTGAAGAACTTGACCGCTACGAGGCTTGTGATCAGAAATGCGACCGACACGCCGGTCGATGACATGTCGACGATCCAGCTGAGTGCTGTACGGCCGAGCCAAGGTGCCGCGAGACACACGGTCATGATGAAGAGTACTGAGACATAAGGTGTTTTATTTTTGCCGAGCTTCATGAATACAGGCGGGATGAAACGCGCCCGCCCGAGGGCGAACAATAGCCGGGAAGAGGACAGATAGAAGCCGTTCAATCCCGTAAATACCCCGAATGAGATCGCCAGTGCGAGCAGTGTCATTCCAAGACCGCCCATTCCAGACTGGACGACGGATCCCGTCACCCAAAGTGCCCCATCGATCGACTGCTCGTCCGGGTACACCCAGGAAGTGATGAGGATCATCAGCACGTAGGTGATGATGGAGGCGATGATGCCGAAGACGATGAGCTTGAACGTCTTATCCGGGCTGAATTTGAATTCTTCAGCCGCCTGCGGGATGTTGTCGAACCCGACATACATCCACGGAGCGATGGCAACGATCAGGATGATCGAAGTCCATACGCCGTTCCCCTCATTGAACAGTGGCTCAGCATTCGACAGCGCAAACTCGCCCGAGAAGAATGACCATCCGAAGAGGACGGAAACTACGAGCGCCATGAACAGGCAGAACAGGAACTGGAGATTTCCAGACAGGCCGCTCCCCTTGATTGATATGAAGGCAAAGAGGATGAGCACGAGGGATGACAAAATGACTTCCATGATGTAGACATCCCAGCCTGCAATCGTATATAGATAGCCGATTTCAAGAAATTCAGGTAGAATGAACTTGAACAGCAGGCTGAAGGCGCTGGCATTCAGTGCGACGACACATATGTATCCGAGTGCCAGAAACCATGATGCGATGAAGCTGACGTATTTACCGAAACCGACATAACTGAAGGCGAACTCACCGCCCGAGACCGGAAAGCGCGTCGTCAGGCCGCCATATGCCACAGCGATGATCAGCATCAGGATGCCGCCGATGGTGATGCCGAGGGTCGACCCGAGCGTACCCGAGGAAGCCAGCCAATCCCCCGGGAGTATGAAGGCACCCCACCCGATGCTTGAACCATAGGCAATGGCCCAGATGAAACGTTTGGACATGGTATTATCGAGCTCGGTCCGCTCGACATTGGATATTTTTGTTTCCATACTTTTAATCTCCTCTGTTTGTTTTCTGAAATATAGCCTAACAGAGCAGCCGGCAAACGTAAAATGGACATATTGCACAATTAAAATGACAGGAGGAAGAAATATGACATTACTGCGCTTGATGAAATACTCGATATTATCAGGAACACTCCTCATTGCAGCATGTGGAGACGCTGAAGATCAGTCCGCTGAAGAAACGACGGAGGAACCGACTGAAGAGGCAACTGGGGAAGTTGCTGAGGAGACTTCGGAGGAATCCGGCGATATGCAGGCTTTCGGCGCCGAGGAATGGACCCAGTACCGCTTCAACCCTGAAAAGAATGCCGTCATCGATTCAGGGCATGAACCACTCGAGAATATGAAGTTCAAGACGGAGGATGAAGTCCGTGCCACGCCAGTAGTTGCGGATGGAAAGCTGTTCATCGGCAACCATAATTCCGGCCATATCCTTGCCTTCGACCTCGAATCCGGCGACAGGATATGGGAGGAGACGGCACCGAACTGGATCCATTCCGAAACCATCTATCACGAAGGCACGGTGTATGTCGGATACGGCAACCGCCACTTCCAGGATGACGGCGTACGCGGCACCGGGGAAAATGGTGTGATGGCACTTGATGCGGAAAGTGGCGAAATCCTCTGGCAGTTCGAAACAGACGGGGAAGTCATGCCGACACCGGCCATACATGGCGATCATCTCTACATCACGACCGGAGACCGCCACCTCTACAAGCTGACACTTGATGAGGGGGAGCTTGCGCATCAGCATGAACTCGGCTCCACCATCAGCATGTCCTCGCCGAATATACATGAAGACACGCTCTATGTCGGCGGCAGCGGCCCGATGCCCTATACTTTCTATGCATATGACCTCGAGCAGGATGAGTTGAAATGGCAGACCGAGTTCGATGAAGTCGTAATGGGACTCGATGATGTTCCCCCTGCCGTAAGTGACGGCACTGTCGTCACCACTGCCCTCGTCGAAAATGAAGAGGGAGAATCCGAGCATGAAATCTATGCGATGGA from Salinicoccus sp. RF5 includes these protein-coding regions:
- the purE gene encoding 5-(carboxyamino)imidazole ribonucleotide mutase, producing MTVGIIMGSSSDWPTMKHAGDMLDTFSIPYEKKVVSAHRTPEMMMDYAKTAKSRGIKVIIAGAGGAAHLPGMVASMTNIPVIGVPIESKALQGLDSLLSIVQMPGGIPVATTAIGKAGSTNAGILAARMLAVGEPEIYDRLEAYTKSLEEKVEAMQDELN
- a CDS encoding nuclease-related domain-containing protein; amino-acid sequence: MEKRRKTKEHQWMRVMAERNGLDESGRRRLGALDIGHAGECEFDGWIEDYGSERWRVYRDVWIDAGGPTQVDTMIVSAAGIFIFDVKNYSGEYAYSGGNWSVNGRPLIKDIFVQLKRSMEKVTFMLGAIDPSVPAEGRIVFINEHLSFEAEGAVQDRVVMRHVLKKHILEMDGGHPRLRMPVDVLCREIEAFFIDCTYPPPRCDASLYLKMDKGVRCHRCGEFEHEVMRYHFMCLSCGYREAKEKAVLRSICEYGVIRNDCKLRVADIHHFLGGTVGERYIRSILIKYFRVAARGRHAAYVNPGEVMEYLFAGMNFRYKDWNQE
- a CDS encoding calcium/sodium antiporter gives rise to the protein MVYILLIVGFILLIKGADYFVEGASNIAFKLNVSPLLIGLTIVAFGTSAPEATVSIAGALEGSAGVVLGNVIGSNIVNITLVLGITALVAPIAVKSETVRKEIPFALLAGVVLMILMADVALQDAEENVLGLGDGLVILLIFSVFLYYVFEIAMKNRTQTQVEVEADAGESWLKNILLTIGGLIAIVFGGSMVVDGAIEIALALGMSETLVGLTIIAVGTSLPEIITSITAAMKNQGDIAFGNIVGSNIFNILFVAGASSTIAPLAIESKLFFDGWVMVVLTVLLLIFSRTHFRIGRKEGAVMLAAYLAYLAYIIIRN
- a CDS encoding calcium/sodium antiporter — its product is MEYILLIIGFVLLIKGADYFVEGASNIAVKLNVSPLLVGLTIVALGTSSPEATVAILAALEGSPGVVLGNVIGSNIVNITVVVGLTALIAPLTVQSETVRKEIPFAMLAAIVLMILMADVALQGAGANIINRGDGIIILLFFSVFLYYVFEMARKNRSSTVEKVDADTGESWLKNILFTIGGLIAIIIGGEMVVSSATEIALSLGMSEALVGLTIVAIGTSLPEIMTSVTAALKGKGDMAIGNVVGSNIFNIFFVTGTASTVAPIAAESKLFFDGWVMVGLTVLLLIFSRTHFKIGRREGAVLLLAYLAYLVYIIIRN
- a CDS encoding globin domain-containing protein; its protein translation is MITEEKKEVIKATIPVLEAHGTEITSTFYQNMFKAHPELLNIFNQTNQKIGDQPKALAMTVLAAAKHIDNLDAIVPHVVGIAHKHRALDIRPEHYPIVGKHLLEGIQEVLGDQATPEIIDAWGDYYNQIAQVFIDVEHDMYQAAAWDGFKPFIVRKKEVMTPDIVRFTVDADDVDKIFTAGQYITVKVNPSGYPYEALRHYSICSNDAEDGITFAVKREVVDDNKGVVSNYLHDGIEEGDALFLSAPAGDFKVEEDHDKLLFIAGGVGATPVMAMAEEAVSKGKDVKFVYSTFNEDHLPFKDQFEKLQAAGADIQVKYSDTEGYLNSSDFAGSDDREIYLCGSMRFMTPMIAELNGMGIDDSRIHFEPFGPKMSMQKV
- the folD gene encoding bifunctional methylenetetrahydrofolate dehydrogenase/methenyltetrahydrofolate cyclohydrolase FolD, giving the protein MTAELLNGREIAKEYRAGLAEEVERLKSKGITPNLTVVIVGNDGASLSYVRSKNKAAEKIGMTSDIVHLDEDTSEEEVLNTIDRLNNDDAVNGILVQVPLPKQVSEEKVLEAIAPHKDVDGFHPVNIGRLYTGQRTFVPCTPLGIMELLKHTGSLEGKDVAVIGRSHIVGQPVAKLLTNENATVTLMHSRTKDMTARLKDYDVIVSAVGAPGLVTGEHLKEGAIVIDVGNTVVDEKLVGDVDFDSAKEVASYITPVPGGVGPLTITMVLNNTLLAAKWNNNIE